The following are from one region of the Neurospora crassa OR74A linkage group III, whole genome shotgun sequence genome:
- the tim13 gene encoding mitochondrial import inner membrane translocase subunit tim-13: MSDSTSETVKKAIIKQVLIESQSANARTLMEKIGENCFTSCVPKPGSSLSNSEKTCVTQCTEKYMAAWNVVNTTYLRRIQQEMGNQ; the protein is encoded by the exons ATGTCCGACTCAACCTCCGAGACCGTCAAGAAGGCTATCATCAAGCAGGTTCTCATCGAGTCCCAGAGCGCCAATGCGCGGACTTTGAtggag aaaatCGGCGAAAACTGCTTCACCTCGTGCGTCCCCAAGCCCggctcctccctctccaacaGCGAGAAGACGTGCGTGACCCAGTGCACCGAAAAGTACATGGCGGCGTGGAACGTGGTCAACACGACTTATCTGCGGAGGATACAGCAGGAGATGGGCAACCAgtag